The following are encoded together in the Humulus lupulus chromosome 5, drHumLupu1.1, whole genome shotgun sequence genome:
- the LOC133779773 gene encoding uncharacterized protein LOC133779773, producing the protein MAKNDAMIQSQAASLRNLETQLGQLANELRNRPQGTLPSDTENPRKYGKKHCKSVTLRSGKNVELTEDNCTRNSEPTSIQSNVDKGDKAVKSKNLNADPQAIAAAIPPQNATGKPISKPPPPFPQCFQKQQQDSQFRRFLDRRLGEFETVALTEGCSAILKSKIPPKLKDPGSFTIPCSIGGRDVGRALCDLGASINLMPMSIFKKLGIGEARPATVTLQLADRSMAHPEGKIEDVLVQVDKFIFPADFIILDYEADRDVPIILVTLNVFNAMKFPDEVEECSRLSVIESIVTEKFHKEACKDGVGVRSLEELENLSGEEESQVTWVESKQPFAKFRRPFESLNLSEGNFKPPKPSIQEPPKLELKPLPSHLKYDYLRDNETLPVIISAMLGAEQ; encoded by the exons atggccaagaatgatgcTATGATTCAGAGTCAAGCGGCATCCTTGAGGAATCTAGAAACTCAATTGGGGCAGCTTGCTAATGAGCTACGGAATAGACCACAAGGCACCTTGCCTAGTGATACAGAAAATCCAAGAAAATATGGCAAGAAGCATTGCAAGTCGGTTACCTTGAGGAGTGGTAAAAATGTGGAATTGACTGAGGATAATTGTACTAGAAACagcgagcccacttcaatccaaagtaatgTGGACAAAGGAGACAAAGCTGTGAAATCAAAAAATTTAAATGCTGATCCTCAagcaattgctgcagcaattcctccGCAAAATGCTACAGGAAAGCCTATaagcaagccacctccaccatttcctcaatGCTTTCAAAAGCAGCAACAAGATAGCCAATTCCGGagatttttagat AGGAGGCTTGGTGAATTTGAAACAGTGGCGTTGACTGAAGGTTGTAGTGCTATATTGAAGAGtaaaattcctcctaaattgaAGGATCCGGGCAGCTTCACAATTCCTTGTTCTATTGGTGGTAGAGATGTTGGTAGGGCACTTTGTGACTTGGGAGCtagtatcaatttgatgcccatgtcaaTTTTCAAGAAGTTGGGGATTGGAGAAGCAAGACCAGCCACAGTCACTTTGCAATTAGCGGATCGTTCTATGGCACACCCggaaggaaaaattgaagatgtACTTGTGCAAGTTGATAAATTCATTTTTCCGGCTGATTTCATCATCCTTGATTATGAAGCGGATAGAGATGTTCCTATTATCttgg TGACTCTCAACGTGTTCAATGCTATGAAGTTTCCGGATGAGGTTGAGGAATGCTCTAGGCTAAGTGTAATTGAGTCTATTGTCACTGAAAAATTTCATAAGGAAGCTTGTAAAGATGGAGTGGGGGTGAGGTCACTTGAAGAGCTTGAAAACTTAAGTGGAGAGGAAGAAAGCCAAGTTACATGGGTGGAGTCAAAGCAGCCCTTTGCTAAATTTAGGAGGCCTTTTGAATCATTGAACTTGTCAGAAGGGAATTTTAAGCCTCCTAAGCCTTCTATTCAAGAGCCACCAAAATTAGAGTTGAAGCCTTTGCCTAGTCACTTGAAGTATGATTATTTGAGAGATAATGAGACCTTGCCTGTGATTATCTCAGCCATGTTAGGAGCTGAACAATAG